The sequence AGGGTGGGGCACGTGGCCGACGAGACTGCGCTGACACCTGCGACAGCACGGAGCGACCTGCCGACGACCTACGAGGCGGCGCGCGAGGAGCTGGTCGACGTGGTCCGGCGGCTCGAGTCCGGCGGCGCCACGCTCGAGGAGTCGCTCGCGCTCTGGGAACGCGGTGAGGCCCTGGCCACCCTGTGCCAGCAGTGGCTCGACGGGGCGCGC comes from Actinomycetes bacterium and encodes:
- a CDS encoding exodeoxyribonuclease VII small subunit — protein: MTPATARSDLPTTYEAAREELVDVVRRLESGGATLEESLALWERGEALATLCQQWLDGARERLNAAAAGSRGADTQT